From a region of the Besnoitia besnoiti strain Bb-Ger1 chromosome I, whole genome shotgun sequence genome:
- a CDS encoding atypical MEK-related kinase (incomplete catalytic triad) (encoded by transcript BESB_003310) — protein MWTPLPGWQAIAAGHEEQRVAALFRSLIPLNGVATALLHESPEEKRVERWRLGLSRLCQNEGDDTQGARHGTTGICPNKRRRPQRVLWNEAKDEPCSQRDQNQPTEMPDGASAVPSVIVKTYRKLDEEIFVPVSGRPMKRREALQRIVNLHSRVRHPHIAQLLAVGLRQDSRLPPPPCREPDSLPIPDIASAQSAFEPSSTSRCYAPGDSAPSSSLSTAASLATWPFPSISLVLQDGGLPLALKLRDLQNRTAPEVVVNGDAKGRDAPVSICGADDALMTYCVPVIERNETTDCNSGFQGCRYRTPPKGCTYVLAEAAAREVLRQLLAALQAMHAKRIFHLDVKPSNVVVAAPFDPAQVRKASLRPVDLTARRERCLTSETRKRVADVGPGIQHPHAGPKRRRARAGRAAGGDGSGLQAREALPAADGHQKADSAGDDAEDNEAEVSAAISKTQTGCARRPDAERCTEACPGRRIQCLLIDFDSAQSGIGNTTNVYPGGTTRAFIPPEELCPGPCSGCQGDAAAGSHSDLEGSQPAVLNGEKKDVWALGCLMTILLTGRHPFLRAPGWHTRASAQTGGPRASAVSQMSRGDTSEEETGFEFPSPAPQDTRTTTRYLQDKAGGEHTWYRNADALRPTCEEGAAAAFEGEDFYYSDMEYCLALVSGGAPRVSFSGLPDLSSAAQDLLRKVGFDAAECS, from the exons ATGTGGACGCCGTTGCCAGGATGGCAGGCAATTGCCGCAGGACACGAAGAgcagcgcgtggctgcgctgTTTCGCTCGTTAATTCCTTTAAACG GCGTGGCGACCGCTCTGTTGCACGAGAGCCCTGAGGAGAAGCGCGTTGAACGCTGGCGCCTGGGGCTCTCTCGGCTTTGCCaaaacgaaggcgacgacacGCAAGGTGCCCGACACGGCACAACCGGAATTTGCCCAAATAAAAGACGCCGCCCTCAGCGGGTCCTTTGGAATGAGGCAAAGGACGAACCGTGCTCCCAGCGTGACCAGAATCAACCAACTGAGATGCCTgacggcgcctccgcagttcCGTCTGTCATCGTGAAA ACCTACCGGAAGCTGGACGAAGAGATTTTCGTGCCTGTCTCTGGCAGGCCGATGAAGCGCCGTGAAGCC CTGCAGCGTATCGTAAACTTGCATtcgcgcgtccgccaccCCCACATCGCTCAGCTGCTTGCCGTG GGCCTTCGGCAGGActctcgcctcccgccgccgccctgtcGCGAGCCTGACTCGCTTCCGATTCCGGACATAGCCAGCGCGCAGTCTGCATTCGAGCCGAGTTCCACTTCGCGGTGTTATGCGCCGGGCGATtccgcgccctcttcttctttaTCGACTGCGGCATCTCTAGCTACGTGGCCCTTCCCTTCCATCTCGTTGGTGCTCCAAGACGGCGGcttgcctctcgcgctgaAGCTCCGCGATCTGCAGAATCGCACCGCTCCGGAGGTGGTCGTGAACGGAGACGCCAAGGGACGCGATGCACCTGTCTCTATTTGCGGCGCCGATGACGCGCTGATGACCTACTGCGTGCCGGTGATAGAGCGAAACGAGACGACAGACTGCAACTCAG GGTTTCAAGGCTGCAGATATAGGACGCCCCCCAAGGGCTGCACCTACGTCctcgctgaggcggcggctcgggAAGTCCTCCGGCAG CTACTGGCGGCGCTTCAAGCCATGCATGCGAAGCGCATCTTTCACCTGGATGTAAAACCCAGCAACGtggtcgtcgcggcgccgttcgATCCTGCGCAGGTCCGCAAGGCTTCGCTTCGCCCAGTCGACTTGACGGCGCGCAGGGAACGGTGTCTGACCTCGGAGACGAGAAAGCGAGTCGCAGACGTGGGGCCTGGCATCCAGCATCCCCACGCTGGACCcaagagacggcgcgcccgtgcaggccgcgcagcgggcggagACGGCTCAGGCttgcaggcgagagaagccttgccagcagcagacggccaCCAGAAAGCCGACAGCGCTggggacgacgcagaggacaaCGAGGCAgaggtctccgccgcgatCTCAAAGACACAAACAGGttgcgcgcgaaggccggACGCTGAGCGGTGTACCGAAGCATGCCCCGGAAGGCGAATCCAGTGCCTGCTGATTGATTTTGATAGCGCACAGAGTGGAATAGGAAACACGACAAACGTCTATCCAGGCG GGACCACCCGCGCCTTCATCCCTCCTGAAGAACTGTGTCCGGGACCCTGCTCGGGATGTcaaggagacgcagctgcaggctcACACAGCGACCTAGAGGGCAGCCAGCCTGCGGTCTTAAACGGCGAAAAGAAGGACGTCTGGGCGCTTGGCTGTCTCATGACCATCCTGTTGACCGGTCGGCATCCCTtcctgcgggcgccgggaTGGCACACGAGAGCAAGCGCCCAGACGGGGGGGCCCCGGGCCTCTGCGGTCTCTCAGATGTCCCGCGGAGACaccagcgaggaagaaaccGGGTTCGAATTCccgtctccagcgcctcagGATACACGAACGACGACCCGGTATCTGCAGGACAAAGCGGGGGGTGAGCACACTTGGTATCGCAACGCCGACGCGCTTCGTCCTACCTGCGAGGAaggtgccgcagccgctttcgaaggcgaagactTCTACTACAGCGACATGGAGTACTGTTTGGCGCTGGTCAGCGGTGGGGCCCCCCGAGTCAGCTTCAGTGGCCTTCCTGACCTCAGCAGCGCGGCCCAGGATTTACTCAGGAAAGTCGGGTTTGACGCCGCTGAGTGTTCGTAG
- a CDS encoding hypothetical protein (encoded by transcript BESB_003300), with product MVVVINGEILPDNDPRAVSAREQRARDRERPPGRAPSSAASGSASPRGGVSARLPFSSYFSGAARSAQSVLGLESGRTVTLPAVGFLGKPAIDVPVYVLVVAALLVALLGVQGAVFVALIYLFYTPWTHDGSRDSSAASHAPAQRPSGTPSPQASASASGHRRQVLGAAEKEARMQRLMQQQSAKATASRNDPRPAQ from the coding sequence ATGGTGGTGGTGATCAACGGAGAAATCCTTCCAGACAATGACCCGCGGGCGGTAAGTGctcgcgagcagcgcgcacgcgaccgcgagcggcCACCAGGGCGGGCTCCCTCCTCGGCAGCGAGCGGATCTGCTTCTCCACGCGGGGGCGTgtccgcgcgtctcccgtTCTCAAGCTACTTttctggcgctgcgcgaTCGGCGCAGAGCGTGTTGGGTCTTGAGAGCGGGCGGACCGTGACTCTTCCCGCGGTGGGGTTCCTCGGCAAACCTGCTATCGACGTTCCGGTGTatgtcctcgtcgtcgcggccttACTGGTGGCGCTTCTTGGGGTTCAGGGCGCCGTGTTTGTCGCGCTTATTTATCTTTTTTACACGCCGTGGACGCACGATGGAAGTCGAGACTCAAGCGCTGCCTCACACGCCCCGGCGCAGCGACCCAGTGgaacgccttcgccgcaggcgagcgcgtcaGCGAGTGGGCACCGCAGGCAGGTGCTTGGAGCTGctgagaaggaggcgcgcatgcagcggctcatgcagcagcagagcgcgAAGGCCACAGCCTCTCGCAACGACCCGCGGCCGGCACAATGA
- a CDS encoding hypothetical protein (encoded by transcript BESB_003320): protein MEASAARSASRDAYVDESVPAACCSSSPLAVQLAPSVQHYEWGMPAASSLVATFAAVSKRGEQAAASGHAWDALLSDSGVAQGLRRRGSDSALPLQGDRRPFAELWMGAHASGTNRVTCCFNDPKVLQRREDLAARSYAQSHPEVEASEAPASSGSEAENTRRGVKRKGSGDLRSVCLRRWLSRDQGGASPTLSRRDRSEFPLTRRRSLSEAFVGCPLPIFISANPEFMGGQNMLPMLFKVLSVQKPLSIQSHPDKQLAEILHRQHPNHFPDSNHKPELAIAVGPFEALCGFRAVEEVVLFIQHTPELKEAVGGDVFLRDSGGALQLLSNWRKTNMRQWGAAVHASGGSHHAQLSHQRSELLKALFSTIMRLPKETVAAALTAMAARLSTSVEPTFGASDLSERERDSLRIANTVAVRLYQAHGLDVGVFAAFYLNYVRLNSGEGVFIGPNIPHCYLSGHCLECMANSDNVIRGGLTPKHTDIDLLCSTLRFDLQATVHRVAPEPVPGLNVEASWQGRVAVYDPHVQGLSDFRVYKLSFADSQRLDDGGRILRTAPGLALVLHAPFAANLNIQRGPENAALPLHFGQVLFLSAGASLALETAGGEDDGNANVELLPPAPGAHGAVEAQGGSQIAQLLAEDEKAQFVVFLVTFGSHTQDEGLSGL, encoded by the exons ATGGAGGCGTCCGCAGCTCGAAGCGCGTCGCGAGACGCCTATGTTGATGAGAGTGTACCGGCAGCGTGCTGCAGCTCTTCTCCACTCGCAGTCCAGCTGGCGCCGTCCGTGCAGCACTACGAGTGGGGAATGCCTGCAGCTTCCTCCTTAGTTGCGACGTTTGCAGCAGTGtcgaagagaggagagcaggccgccgcgagcggacATGCTTGGGACGCGTTGTTGTCCgacagcggcgtcgcgcaagggttgcggcggcgaggctcggactccgcgctgcctctccagGGCGATAGAAGGCCATTCGCAGAGCTGTGGATGGGAGCGCATGCCAGCGGGACGAACCGCGTGACTTGCTGCTTCAACGACCCCAAAGTGCtccagagaagagaagacttGGCGGCGCGCTCCTACGCCCAGTCTCATCCCGAggtggaggcgagcgaagccCCAGCCAGCAGTGGCAGTGAGGCCGAAAACACCCGCAGAGGGGTGAAGCGAAAGGGCAGCGGAGACCTCAGGTCTGTCTGCCTCAGGCGCTGGCTCAGTCGCGACCAGGGAGGCGCATCGCCGACGCTCTCGCGAAGGGATCGCTCGGAATTTCCGCTCaccagacgccgcagcctgtCTGAGGCCTTCGTCGGATGCCCGCTCCCGATCTTCATTTCAGCGAACCCGGAGTTTATGGGAGGCCAGAATATGCTTCCGATGCTTTTCAAAGTCCTCTCCGTCCAGAAGCCCCTCAGCATTCAGTCTCACCCCGACAAACAGCTCGCGGAAATCCTGCATCGCCAACACCCCAACCACTTCCCCGACTCAAACCATAAACCAGAACTTGCGATCGCCGTTGGCCCTTTCGAGGCTCTTTGCGGCTTCCGCGCAGTTGAGGAAGTCGTGCTGTTCATTCAACACACTCCCGAGCTGAAGGAGGCCGTGGGTGGCGACGTGTTTCTGCGCGACTCTGGAGgggctctgcagctgctcagCAACTGGAGAAAAACAAACATGAGGCAGTGGGGGGCAgctgtgcatgcatctgGAGGCAGCCACCATGCCCAGCTGTCCCACCAGCGCAGCGAGCTTCTGAAAGCGCTTTTTTCAACGATCATGCGGCTGCCGAAAGAAacagtcgccgccgccctgacAGCGATGGCTGCGAGACTGTCGACGTCAGTAGAGCCAACGTTTGGAGCCTCGGATCTGTctgagcgcgagcgagactcGCTTCGAATCGCCAACACTGTGGCAGTGCGCCTGTATCAGGCGCACGGACTAGACGTGGGAGTCTTCGCTGCGTTTTACCTCAACTACGTTCGACTGaacagcggcgagggcgtctTCATCGGACCCAACATTCCTCACTGCTACTTATCAG ggCACTGCCTCGAGTGCATGGCGAACTCGGATAACGTGATTCGCGGGGGCCTTACTCCGAAGCACACCGACATTGATCTCCTCTGCTCCACGCTGCGCTTTGACCTCCAGGCTACGGTCCATCGCGTGGCCCCCGAGCCCGTGCCAGGCTTGAACGTAGAGGCATCCTGGCAGGGGCGAGTCGCCGTCTACGATCCTCATGTGCAGGGACTCTCGGACTTTCGAGTCTACAAACTGAGCTTTGCGGACAGCCAACGC CTGGATGACGGCGGCAGGATCCTGCGGACTGCCCCGGGCTTGGCGCTCGTCCTTCATGCGCCCTTTGCGGCGAATCTGAACATCCAGAGGGGGCCTGAGAACGCCGCGCTTCCGCTGCACTTTGGTCAAGTTCTgttcctctctgcaggcgcctcgcttgCACTGGAAACG GCTGGGGGGGAGGATGACGGGAATGCGAACGTCGAGTTGCTGCCCCCCGCACCGGGCGCCCACGGTGCTGTAGAGGCGCAGGGAGGCTCGCAGATCGCCCAGCTGCTCGCCGAGGATGAGAAGGCGCAATTTGTTGTTTTTCTTGTGACATTTGGAAGTCACACGCAGGATGAGGGGTTGAGCGGTCTCTAG